In Rosa chinensis cultivar Old Blush chromosome 1, RchiOBHm-V2, whole genome shotgun sequence, a genomic segment contains:
- the LOC112169235 gene encoding putative F-box protein At5g60060, translating into MDEERERYVKVRSNCDYYVSKVTISADPILNAKDCIVLVMYKGFCRLAFIRISKDKSWTYTDERYCQPVQDVIYSGDKFYAVSTRGELLSFDITPESYSDVKLAARRIRPVEMSYQKFYIVHSNEKDLLMDQRYMSFELEPQSRRTTKVLVFRFDFDKSKWIKKLGDVSLFMGDNSSESVLASSNSGCLPNCIYFTHDYDSVFSYQGVPHGDFGVYNHEYQSFIPIDTTHVATLVRNTGRGRPIWVIPTLKL; encoded by the coding sequence ATGGATGAGGAAAGGGAACGTTATGTTAAAGTACGGTCAAATTGTGACTATTATGTCTCGAAAGTGACAATTTCCGCTGATCCGATATTGAATGCAAAGGATTGCATTGTTCTGGTCATGTACAAAGGGTTCTGTCGGTTGGCCTTTATTAGAATCAGCAAAGACAAATCATGGACTTATACTGACGAAAGGTACTGTCAGCCAGTTCAAGACGTTATTTATTCTGGAGACAAATTTTATGCTGTCAGTACGAGAGGTGAACTTTTATCTTTTGATATTACTCCAGAGTCCTACTCGGACGTAAAATTGGCTGCACGCAGAATTCGGCCTGTGGAAATGAGCTACCAGAAGTTTTATATAGTGCATTCAAATGAGAAGGACTTGTTAATGGATCAAAGATATATGTCCTTTGAGCTTGAGCCCCAGAGCCGCCGCACAACGAAAGTCCTAGTGttcagatttgattttgataagTCCAAGTGGATAAAGAAGTTAGGTGATGTTTCTCTCTTTATGGGTGATAACTCTTCCGAATCAGTGTTGGCTTCAAGTAATTCTGGCTGTCTGCCAAATTGCATTTACTTCACCCATGATTATGACAGCGTATTTAGTTACCAAGGAGTACCTCATGGTGATTTTGGTGTTTATAACCATGAATATCAAAGTTTCATACCAATTGACACCACACATGTTGCAACCCTAGTGAGGAACACTGGACGTGGGCGACCAATCTGGGTCATTCCAACCCTTAAACTGTAA